In Oryza glaberrima unplaced genomic scaffold, OglaRS2 ChrUN-Ctg46, whole genome shotgun sequence, a single genomic region encodes these proteins:
- the LOC127759550 gene encoding LOW QUALITY PROTEIN: LRR receptor-like serine/threonine-protein kinase HSL2 (The sequence of the model RefSeq protein was modified relative to this genomic sequence to represent the inferred CDS: inserted 1 base in 1 codon): MSIRKVTVGFLAAPKTLFVFIVLPRSVNSREREIVSLHKSWAWLSPENIWSFAKLTNIMIYNNNFTGNLPSEISFNITRIEIGNNMFSGALPSAAIALKNFMADNNQFSGALPDDMSRFANLTELDLAGNRLSGLIPPSMQSLTKLTSLNLSSNQISGEIPAVLGLMDLNILDLSNNKLTGHIPQEFNDLHVNFLNLSSNQLTGEIPAALQKLAYDDSFLDNPSLCCQSESGMHIRTCPWSQSMSHDHLALSIIAILVVLPCITLSSVAITGWLLLLRRKKGPQDVTSWKMTQFRTLDFTEHDIVSNISECNVIGKGGSGKVYRIHHAGDVKTGRHGGGCTPRTVAVKRIGNTGKLDTNLDKEFESEVRTLGDLRHSNIVDLLCCISSQETKLLVYEHMENGSLDQWLHRYKRAGKSGPLDWPTRVAIAIDVARGLSYMHLDFVQPVIHRDVKCSNILLDRKFRAXDFGLARILAKSGESESASAVCGTFGYIAPKYVYRSKVSVKVDVYSFGVVLLELATSRGPQDGGTESGSCLAKWASKRYINGGPVADLVDGEIQDPSYLDDMVAMFELGVVCTSEEPASRPLMSDVLHRLLQFDHRGTHSDDVVAKGVFDIDDSSDCIV; encoded by the exons ATGAGCATCAGAAAAGTCACAGTGGGTTTTTTGGCGGCACCAAAAACTCTGTTCGTGTTCATTGTTCTTCCGAGATCAGTGAATTcgcgtgagagagagatagTGAGTTTACACAAATCTTGGGCTTGGCTTTCACCTGAGAATATATGGTCATTCGCAAAGCTCACCAACATCATGATTTACAACAACAACTTCACCGGCAATCTACCGAGTGAGATATCATTCAACATCACTAGAATTGAGATAGGGAACAATATGTTCTCCGGTGCCCTCCCATCTGCCGCCATCGCCCTGAAGAACTTCATGGCGGATAACAACCAGTTCTCTGGAGCACTACCAGATGACATGTCAAGGTTCGCTAATCTCACCGAGCTGGACCTTGCTGGGAATAGGTTGTCCGGCTTGATTCCACCATCTATGCAATCTTTGACAAAGCTGACCTCCCTCAACCTTAGCAGCAACCAGATTTCCGGAGAGATCCCTGCAGTACTTGGGTTAATGGATCTAAACATTCTTGACCTTTCGAACAACAAGCTCACTGGTCACATACCTCAGGAATTCAATGATCTACATGTCAACTTTCTCAACCTCTCATCCAACCAACTTACTGGCGAGATCCCAGCGGCATTGCAAAAGCTAGCATATGACGACAGCTTCTTGGATAACCCTAGTCTCTGTTGTCAATCAGAATCCGGCATGCACATCAGGACATGTCCCTGGAGTCAAAGCATGAGTCATGATCACCTTGCACTGAGCATAATTGCTATATTGGTCGTTCTTCCCTGCATTACTCTTTCTAGTGTCGCCATCACCGGATGGCTTCTCCTCCTCAGGCGCAAGAAAGGTCCACAAGATGTCACGTCGTGGAAGATGACACAATTCAGAACGCTAGATTTCACCGAGCATGACATTGTCAGCAATATCAGCGAGTGCAATGTGATTGGTAAGGGTGGCTCAGGGAAAGTGTACCGTATCCACCACGCCGGTGACGTCAAGACAGGACGACATGGTGGTGGCTGTACCCCAAGGACGGTGGCCGTGAAGAGGATCGGCAACACCGGCAAGCTGGACACGAACCTCGACAAGGAGTTTGAGTCGGAGGTGAGGACGTTGGGTGACCTCCGGCATAGCAACATCGTCGACCTTCTCTGCTGCATCTCTAGCCAGGAGACGAAGCTGCTCGTCTACGAGCACATGGAGAACGGGAGCCTGGATCAATGGCTGCACCGCTACAAGCGAGCCGGCAAAAGCGGGCCGTTGGACTGGCCGACGAGGGTGGCCATCGCCATTGATGTTGCTAGAGGCCTCAGCTATATGCATTTGGATTTTGTGCAGCCGGTCATCCACCGCGATGTCAAGTGTAGCAACATTCTTCTCGACCGCAAGTTCAGGG AAGATTTTGGGCTTGCTCGAATCCTTGCCAAGTCCGGTGAGTCGGAGTCGGCCTCCGCCGTCTGTGGCACCTTTGGCTACATTGCTCCAA AGTACGTATACAGGTCAAAGGTAAGCGTCAAGGtggacgtgtacagcttcggtgTGGTGCTGCTAGAGCTGGCCACCAGCCGAGGGCCACAAGATGGTGGCACGGAGTCCGGCAGCTGCTTGGCCAAATGGGCATCGAAGCGGTACATCAATGGTGGCCCGGTCGCCGACTTGGTCGACGGCGAGATTCAGGATCCTTCCTACCTGGATGACATGGTGGCCATGTTTGAGCTCGGCGTGGTTTGCACCAGCGAGGAGCCGGCGTCAAGGCCGCTGATGAGTGATGTTCTCCACCGGCTCTTGCAGTTTGATCATAGGGGAACACATAGCGATGACGTAGTAGCTAAAGGCGTGTTTGACATCGATGATTCTTCGGATTGTATTGTTTAA
- the LOC127759551 gene encoding receptor-like protein 52, with the protein MTNSTDNLLLLLLLFFSGSSAELDDGGELQTLLTIKRHWGSPAAFSSWEVRSSNSFGYCDWVGVACTDGQVTSLSFQSFQIANPIPASICSLKNLKYLDLSYNNLTGDFPTVLYNCSALQFLDLSNNELTGSLPSSIDKLSLGMQHLNLSSNYFIGDVPSAIARFLKLKSLVLDTNSFNGSYPGASIGGLVELEILTLASNPFMPGPIPNEFSKLTKLTYLWLSWMNLTGDIPDALSALKELILLDLSENKMQGKIPKWIWKLQKLEMLYLFASNFSGEVGPDISTLNMQELDLSMNKLTGSIPEDIANLKNLRLLYLYYNNLTGSIPKGVSMLPNLTDIRLFNNKLSGPLPAELGKHSELGNFEVSNNNLSGELPDTLCFNKKLYDLVVFNNSFSGVFPMNLGDCDTINNIMAYNNHFVGGLP; encoded by the coding sequence ATGACCAATAGTACCGATAATCTTTTGTTACTactgctcctcttcttctccggctccAGTGCGGAGCTtgatgacggcggcgagctccaaACGCTTCTGACCATCAAGCGGCATTGGGGTAGCCCTGCTGCATTCAGCTCATGGGAGGTGAGAAGTTCTAATTCTTTTGGTTACTGTGATTGGGTAGGAGTTGCTTGTACAGATGGCCAGGTTACATCCCTCTCCTTCCAGAGCTTCCAAATAGCCAATCCAATCCCAGCTTCTATTTGTAGCCTTAAGAACCTGAAGTACTTAGACCTCTCTTACAACAACCTCACCGGTGATTTCCCCACAGTGCTCTACAATTGCTCAGCTTTGCAATTCCTTGACCTGTCAAACAATGAATTGACCGGAAGCCTTCCTAGCAGCATCGACAAGTTGTCCTTGGGGATGCAGCACCTCAACTTGTCAAGCAATTATTTTATTGGTGATGTTCCCTCGGCTATTGCCAGGTTCTTGAAGCTCAAGTCACTGGTCCTTGACACTAACAGCTTTAATGGGAGCTATCCAGGAGCTTCCATTGGAGGCCTTGTGGAGCTTGAGATACTGACGTTGGCATCCAACCCGTTCATGCCGGGTCCAATTCCGAATGAGTTTAGCAAGCTTACAAAGCTGACATATCTGTGGCTATCCTGGATGAATCTGACTGGTGACATCCCTGATGCTCTGTCAGCATTGAAGGAGCTCATACTATTGGATTTGTCAGAGAATAAGATGCAAGGAAAGATCCCGAAGTGGATATGGAAGCTTCAGAAGCTCGAGATGTTGTACCTCTTTGCAAGCAATTTCAGTGGCGAGGTTGGTCCTGACATCTCAACACTCAATATGCAGGAGCTTGATCTATCCATGAACAAGCTCACCGGATCAATACCAGAGGACATTGCAAACTTGAAGAACTTGAGACTGCTATACTTGTACTACAACAACCTCACTGGATCCATTCCAAAAGGTGTCAGTATGCTTCCAAACCTCACTGACATCCGTCTCTTCAATAACAAGCTCTCTGGGCCCCTACCCGCAGAGCTTGGAAAGCATTCGGAATTGGGGAATTTTGAGGTGTCCAACAACAACCTCTCTGGTGAGCTGCCTGATACGCTCTGCTTCAACAAAAAGCTCTACGACCTTGTGGTGTTCAACAATAGCTTCTCCGGCGTGTTCCCAATGAACCTTGGGGACTGCGACACCATCAACAACATCATGGCATACAACAACCACTTTGTCGGGGGACTTCCCTGA
- the LOC127759555 gene encoding leucine-rich repeat receptor-like kinase protein HAR1, whose translation MSLAGGEVSGAVLLTQLCSAAAICVAGWLVPSPAAGQVPRSGTWKQCCSIDLFLRSAASSQQMRRQMSCRLISDQQKQQEEEDVVVVDRRQSLLSLQPRRRDIGCELLMIKNLQCRLEETMLGIIRHDNIVVLRGSIQSDDDDGTVQLVYEHMENGCCLHEWLHGNHRSQLEAGERRRLRRRRLRWRARRSIAVDVARAICYLHHDCKSPIIHRDIKPTNILLDGNLKAKIAGFGLARINVAGLNQPLLNVEIPSEAFGYTAPEYATAQVNEKVDVYSFGVVLLSSSREDWVTSQA comes from the exons ATGAGCCTTGCTGGCGGCGAGGTAtccggcgccgtcctcctcacACAATTGTGTAGCGCAGCTGCCATCTGCGTGGCGGGATGGTTGGTGCCATCGCCGGCAGCCGGCCAGGTGCCGAGGTCGGGAACATGGAAGCAATGCTGCTCCATCGATTTATTCCTCAGATCAGCAGCATCGTCGCAGCAAATGCGTCGACAGATGAGCTGCAGGTTGATCAGTGATCAGCAaaagcagcaggaggaggaggacgtggtGGTCGTCGATCGACGACAATCTTTGTTGTCGCTGCAGCCGCGAAGACGTGATATCGGCTGTGAACTGCTGATGATCAAGAACCTGCAGTGCCGGTTGGAAGAGACCATGCTCGGCATCATCCGTCACGACAACATCGTCGTCCTCCGGGGTTCCATCCagagtgacgacgacgacggcacggTCCAGCTCGTGTACGAGCACATGGAGAACGGCTGCTGCCTCCACGAATGGCTGCACGGCAACCACCGATCCCAGCTGGAGgccggcgagaggcggcggctgcggcggcggcggctgagatGGCGGGCGCGGCGGTCCATCGCCGTCGACGTGGCCAGAGCAATCTGCTACCTGCACCACGATTGCAAAAGCCCCATCatccaccgcgacatcaagcCGACCAACATTTTGCTCGACGGCAACCTCAAAGCCAAGATAGCTGGTTTCGGTCTTGCACGGATCAATGTTGCTGGGCTCAACCAACCGTTACTCAACGTAGAAATTCCTAGCGAGGCCTTTGGGTATACTGCTCCAG AGTATGCAACCGCGCAGGTAAATGAGAAGGTGGACGTGTACAGCTTTGGTGTGGTGCTTCTGAGCTCGTCACGGGAAGATTGGGTAACGAGCCAGGCGTAA